In Deltaproteobacteria bacterium, a single window of DNA contains:
- a CDS encoding ShlB/FhaC/HecB family hemolysin secretion/activation protein: MLIFTAFTAFAAPETPPGEKPDGIPRFDIKSYQVDGNTLLAAENLDLILAPFTGTGRDFGTVQEALDALEKAYRDEGFSMVSVALPEQGLAGGVVRLKVNENRLGKIAIEGNRYFDQVNIRRSLPGLNQGQTPNLDAVSRSLRIANENPAKKVNLQLQNSDKANEIDANIAVKDDSPWKIGFTADNTGDRQTGNSRLGVLLQHANLFNRDHLLTLQNIWSPEKADQVSIFSLGYRIPLYSPGASIDVIGAYSNVNSGAITAATSTMNVSGKGTILGLRYNQNLTRIGSYEHKLTLALDYRAYENNVDLSGIPWGYNVTVHPVSLTYAGTFTTDKINAGFYLTDSQNLQGNWDNRDTNADIENARKSVGAPRAYNIFRYGANLSLALGADWQARALVNGQYTEDPLVPGEWYGIGGANTVRGFSERAFSKDRGYSGSFEIYTPDLSKPLGVKAFQSRLLMFYDRGYVSQIDPLPGDIVSYEIASFGPGLRITDGKNLSISADCGFVLDPPDESTTRWSSAWHLTASVMF; this comes from the coding sequence TTGTTAATATTTACAGCTTTCACCGCTTTTGCCGCCCCGGAGACGCCGCCCGGAGAGAAGCCCGACGGCATCCCCCGTTTTGATATCAAGAGTTACCAGGTGGATGGCAATACGCTTCTGGCCGCTGAAAACCTTGATTTGATCCTGGCGCCCTTTACCGGAACGGGCAGAGATTTCGGCACTGTGCAGGAAGCCTTGGATGCGCTGGAAAAGGCCTACCGCGACGAAGGCTTTTCCATGGTCTCGGTGGCGCTGCCGGAACAGGGATTAGCCGGCGGTGTCGTGCGACTGAAGGTCAACGAAAACCGCCTGGGGAAAATCGCCATAGAGGGAAACCGCTATTTTGATCAGGTCAACATTCGCCGGAGCCTGCCGGGGCTGAACCAGGGGCAGACCCCCAATCTCGATGCCGTCTCCCGCAGTCTCAGGATTGCCAATGAAAACCCTGCCAAAAAGGTCAATCTGCAATTACAAAACAGCGACAAGGCAAATGAAATTGACGCCAATATCGCCGTTAAAGACGATTCACCCTGGAAAATAGGCTTCACGGCCGATAACACAGGCGACAGGCAGACAGGCAATTCCCGCCTGGGTGTCCTCCTGCAGCACGCCAACCTATTCAACCGGGATCATCTCCTGACGTTACAAAATATCTGGTCTCCCGAGAAGGCGGACCAGGTCAGCATTTTCAGCCTTGGCTATCGGATCCCTTTATATTCGCCGGGGGCATCCATAGACGTGATCGGCGCTTATTCCAATGTGAATTCCGGCGCCATCACCGCCGCCACCTCGACCATGAACGTCAGCGGTAAAGGTACAATCCTGGGGCTACGTTACAACCAGAATCTCACGCGGATCGGAAGCTACGAGCATAAGCTGACTCTGGCCCTGGATTATCGCGCTTATGAAAACAATGTGGATTTATCGGGGATACCGTGGGGCTATAATGTCACGGTCCATCCCGTCAGCCTGACCTACGCCGGGACGTTTACTACGGATAAAATCAATGCCGGCTTTTATCTGACGGATTCGCAGAATCTGCAGGGCAATTGGGATAACCGGGACACCAACGCGGATATTGAAAATGCTCGTAAAAGCGTCGGCGCTCCGCGGGCTTATAATATTTTCCGTTACGGGGCGAATCTGTCCTTAGCCTTGGGTGCGGACTGGCAGGCGCGGGCGCTCGTTAACGGGCAATATACCGAAGACCCACTGGTGCCGGGTGAATGGTATGGGATCGGCGGCGCCAACACTGTCCGGGGTTTTTCGGAGCGGGCGTTTTCCAAAGATCGGGGATATTCAGGGAGTTTTGAGATATATACCCCCGACCTTAGCAAACCGTTGGGCGTGAAGGCCTTTCAATCCCGTTTACTGATGTTTTACGACCGGGGTTATGTTTCCCAAATAGACCCTTTGCCTGGCGATATTGTCAGTTATGAAATTGCCAGCTTTGGTCCCGGCCTGCGCATCACCGATGGCAAAAACTTATCCATCTCGGCCGATTGCGGCTTCGTGCTCGATCCGCCGGATGAAAGCACCACCCGCTGGAGCAGTGCCTGGCATTTGACGGCCAGTGTAATGTTTTAA